A genomic stretch from Scomber scombrus chromosome 8, fScoSco1.1, whole genome shotgun sequence includes:
- the si:ch211-198n5.11 gene encoding methylcrotonoyl-coenzyme A carboxylase 2 — translation MYRCMARSVCSGGRVCPTFVPAYTQTPSWTLRNTTEERKHRLAEQRLQCSVRCMSSAAKKRRSLPSAFPVLDLPLQPIQQHVYEANLRNSNTCHNKFMELSEKVSKGGGDNAIARHTQRNKKLLVRDRLRLLLDDEDFLELSPFAGLGLPYGDIPSAGCLTGIGRINGLWCVFIANDATVKGGTAYPITVKKQLRAQEVAIHNRLPCVYLVDSGGAFLPLQSEIFPDKNQGGRTFYNEAIMSAMKIPQVSVVCGSCTAGGAYIPTMAEETVMVHRIGTIFLGGPPLVKAATGEEVTPENLGGARLHSEVSGCVDHFAWEEKEAYEYTRNIISTLNFQLPEEEEEDDEKRKVEEEPLYSSEELRGLAPKNYNYSLDVKMVVSRLTDGSRFQEFKARYGTTLVTGFAKIHGHLVGIVANNGELSCQASLKGSHFVQLCDQRDIPLLFLQNTAPTAALTLSTKQADINSNRLKAQGSMMSAIACASVPKITVVIGGCHGADSYAMCGRAFDPNFLFLWPNARVSMTAPGHADSLLPPDTEQAEEKKNQEDKLNKRLEEESSAFYGSGRLWDDGVILPQQTRKVLRDCLDIIKQQQYQLSTEKKRSALLRI, via the exons atgTACCGGTGCATGGCGAG AAGTGTGTGTAGTGGAGGAAGAGTGTGTCCTACCTTTGTGCCCGCTTACACCCAGACGCCATCATGGACGCTGAGAAAcacaacagaggagagaaaacacag ATTAGCTGAGCAGCGTCTGCAGTGTTCAGTCCGCTGTATGAGCTCCGCAGCCAAGAAGAGAAGAAGTCTACCCAGTGCCTTCCCGGTGTTGGACCTGCCCCTCCAGCCCATCCAACAACATGTTTATGAAGCTAACCTCCGAAACAGCAACACCTGCCACAACAA GTTCATGGAGTTGAGTGAGAAGGTGAGTAAAGGTGGAGGAGACAACGCCATAGCCAGACACACCCAGAGAAACAAGAAGTTATTGGTCAGGGATCGGCTGCGGCTCCTGCTGGATGATGAGGACTTCTTGGAGCTGTCACCATTCGCGGGTCTGGGTCTGCCGTACGGTGACATCCCCTCAGCCGGTTGCCTAACTG GTATCGGCAGGATAAACGGCCTGTGGTGTGTGTTCATCGCCAACGATGCCACAGTGAAAGGCGGCACAGCTTATCCAATCACAGTAAAGAAGCAGCTGCGAGCACAAGAAGTGGCGATTCATAACCGCCTGCCCTGTGTTTACCTAGTCGACTCTGGAGGGGCTTTTCTACCGCTGcag TCTGAGATCTTTCCCGATAAGAACCAGGGAGGAAGGACGTTTTATAACGAAGCCATTATGTCTGCCATGAAGATCCCACAG GTGTCGGTGGTGTGCGGTTCATGCACGGCGGGTGGAGCTTACATCCCCACCATGGCGGAGGAGACGGTGATGGTGCACCGGATAGGGACCATATTCTTAGGAGGACCGCCGCTTGTCAAGGCCGCCACGGGAGAGGAAGTCACACCAGAAAACCTGGGAGGAGCCAGGCTTCACTCTGA GGTGAGCGGCTGTGTGGACCATTTTGCctgggaggagaaggaggcgtACGAGTACACCAGAAACATCATATCCACTCTCAACTTCCAACTgcctgaggaagaggaggaggatgatgagaaGAGAAAAGTAGAGGAGGAGCCGCTTTATAGTTCAGAGGAGCTTCGGGGGCTCGCTCCCAAAAATTACAACTACAGTCTGGATGTTAAAATG gTAGTTAGTCGGCTGACCGACGGGAGCCGCTTCCAGGAGTTCAAAGCTCGCTACGGGACCACGCTCGTCACTGGCTTTGCAAAGATACATGG TCACCTGGTCGGAATAGTAGCCAATAATGGAGAGCTGTCATGCCAGGCTTCTCTGAAAGGAAGCCACTTTGTCCAGTTATGTGACCAGAGAGACATCCCGCTTCTCTTCCTCCAGAACACAGCGCCCACAGCAGCTCTCACACTCTCCACAAAACAG GCAGATATTAACAGCAACCGCCTGAAGGCTCAGGGTTCAATGATGTCAGCAATAGCGTGTGCCTCCGTCCCCAAAATCACTGTGGTAATTGGTGGTTGTCATGGTGCTGACAGCTACGCAATG tgTGGGAGGGCCTTTGACCCAAATTTCCTGTTCCTGTGGCCCAACGCCAGAGTGTCCATGACGGCTCCGGGTCACGCCGACTCTCTGCTTCCCCCTGACACCGAGCAGGCGGAAGAGAAGAAGAATCAGGAGGACAAGCTGAACAAGAGATTGGAGGAGGAGAGCTCAGCTTTCTACGGCTCCGGCCGACTCTGGGATGATGGAGTCATTCTACCTCAGCAGACCAGGAag GTTCTTAGAGACTGTTTGGACATcatcaaacagcagcagtatcAGCTTTCCACAGAGAAAAAGCGATCAGCGCTCTTACGTATATAA